The region TTGTGTGGGTGGAGTGGTAGACTGGCCGTACTGCCTCACTCACATTCCGCAATCCACGCTAACGTGAAAGCAGGTTTCATCACGGTAAGCACATGTGCCTatttggatttctttttagtGATTTGAATATTGGGTACTAATTGGACATTTCTTTacttgggaaaaaaattatagtatttgttttgttcttgtCTGGGCTGAGTTTGCAAAATACTGTTGGCCTGGAGTTTTATTGCTGGATGTGTTATGCAAGCATTCCTATAATTatgataaggaaaaaaaatatcccggttactatgtattaattattctGATGGaatgttgtttctttttgtttttgacatttattaatttagtctattttaattgcttagatGGACGAAAGGAAGCAACTATATTTACAGTATTTCTTCAACTACTACTACCAATACTGCATATGGAAGAGAAGGTTGCTAGTTGCTATTGCTATATGCCTAGCTAGTTACTCATATTTGGTTGACATGAGAAAAAAGCAGCGAGAAGGTGTAACATATTCACCAATGCTTCTTAGAGATGTGGAGCGAAATGCACGGTTAAATCGTTTATTTAATGGTACCGAGGCTAATTGTGTTTCCGAGCTCCGCATGCGAAAAGCCATTTTTCATAGGCTTTGTGGGCATCTCAGATCACGTGGTCTTTTAGTAGACACCCTGCATGTGACAGTGGAAGAATAGGTTGcaatgttcatgcatgtagtgggACACAAATGGTCTAATAGGTCTGTTGGTTTTGAGTTTTATCGATCGGGTGAAACAGTTAGTAGGTACTTCAATGCTGTTCTGGATTCACGTTTCAATATCTAAAGAACTAATATACCTCAGAAGCACTGAAACCCATCCAAAGATTACAAGTAGCCCAGGAAGATTCCACCCGTATTTTGAGGTAAAcaacacaaaattaatatgtagAATGCTCATCATATAATGAATTTACATGTTAGACTAATGGGAcattcatttcttttcttttcttaggGATGCATAGGAGCGTTGGATGGTACTCATGTACCAGTATGTGTCCCTGCACATATGCAGAATAGATTTAGGGGTAGAAAGTCCAGTCCCACTCAAAATGTCCTTGCGGctgttgattttgatttgcGATTTATCTATGTCCTTGCTGGTTGGGAGGGATCAGCCCATGATTCACATGTGCTTCAAGATGCTCTAAGCCGCCCTAGTGGACTAAAAATACCAGAAggtgaactttaattaaatcatTTAAGTATGTCAACCATAACTTCAGTTTGCCACTAACTTTAAGACATGTCCATGTTATAGGAAAATTTTTCCTCGCTGATGCTGGATATGCAGCAAGACCTGGTATACTACCCCCATACCGCGGTGTTCGTTATCACCTTAAAGAATACAAAGATGCTAGGCAACCTGAAAATGATAAAGAATTGTTCAACCTTCGCCATTCCTCATGTAGAACAACAATCGAACGAGCATTTGGTACCCTGAAAAATCGATTTAATATCCTCAAGAGTCAACCAAATCTCCCTTTGAAAACTCAAGTCAAGATTGTGATTGCTTGTTGTGCGCTTCACAATTGGATATTAGATAATGGTGATGATGAATATGTCTATGATGATGCTTCTTGGTATAGAACCTTGCCAAGGAGCTAGAGGATATACCGTGATATACGTCATGAGTGTCAAGCTTGGGTGCTTAAACGAGATCAGATGGCACATGCTATGTGGGAAGATAAAGTTGGTCAAAATGAGAACATTGGTCCCATGTAGTTGTGAATGGGTACTTCTAgttctttattattatgttgTGAATGTTGGACTTATCTATGTAATAAATACTTTGTTTGCTCAGTATTACATAGCTGCTTGCTCATGCTACTCCATCTTATTGATTACATTGCTATATCATATTGCATTCATTTGTTTATAGACAAATACAAAATGGGGAAATGGAAAGGAAAGGGGAAGGTGGAGGTTGAAGGGTCTACCCGTGAGAGATCAATTAGCTGGGATGAGGAACACACTAAGTTCATGCTTGATTGGTTCATTGAGTATAAGAAAGACCAACATGCAGGGTTTGTGTGGAAGAGTCAGCATCATCTGAAATGTGCTGATGCCTTAAACAAAGAGTTTGCTATGGGTGTAACATTTGCCCAAGTTTCCTGTCACTACAGACATTACAAAGAGAACTGGAAGATAGTTGAGAGGGCATTAAACAAGAGTGGAAATGGGTTTGATGCTACTAAGTGCAAATTGACTATATCAGAGTCTGAAAAGGCTTGCCTAAAAGTAAGTATCTGATGTCTAAACtccttttttctattaattatATGGGCTTTGTTAGTGACATTTTACTAGACAATATATAGTTGTGATTATAGCAAAATGAATAGTTCTGTGAGCTCATGAATCATAACCTATTGCAATGATTTTGttgaaatataagttatatccaATTAGGCTTATAATTTGCTgcttattaatgttttatggTTTGCTTTTTCTCGTAATATTGTATGAACATGTAGGTTAGGGACAGGCGCCTACTTGCTAAGCCAATCAAATACTTTCATGAGATGCAAGAGCTTTTCTCAGGCAGCAATGCAGATGGTTCTCTTGCCATATATCAGCAAACATACATGGATGTTGATAGCAAATCTGATAACAGTGACTGGGAAGGGATGAATGATATGGCTAGTTATCCACATCCTATTGACATTGCTGCAGAAGACTCTGACACATAACCATCTCCTGTTGGTCGTAAGCGTACATCAAGCCCAGATAATTGCTCTCCTAGCACTTCTCGACTTGGTGCAAAGCGGGCAAGAGGAGTAAAGTCCCCAAGTAAGAAGCAACCAAAGCCTAAGAGTCGTCTCACAGATGCTGCTGAGAAAATTGGCAACACAATGGATCATTTGTTGAAGAATCTTGCTAGTGCTCCTTCTCCACCCCCAGTGCCACAACTTTCTGACCCTCATGCTACATTGTGGAAAAGGGTAGAGGCCCTTACCATTACCACTAATGATAAAATTAGTGTTGGAAAATACCTGGGTCGCCAAGAAAAATGAAGGAATGCGTGGATTTCTCACTGGTTCAAGTGACACAACATTAGAAACTTGGGTGTACCAATTCTTATGTGAGCGAGATGCTGGGACACTGAGATAGATGGATGGGTCTAGTTGCATGCTTCTTAGTATTTGTTGACCTTTTGCTATGTTAGAAAAAAAGTAATCGGGTATAATGGAACCTCGTTAACATGTTAGGCACAAAGTAGTTACTTTTGGTTAAGATTAGAGTAGATGTAGACGTTCTTATATACTATATTGGGACCTTGTGATTGCTTTTGAATATCAGTAGAACTATGATTATGAACTGATGACGCAGAAGCATGCTCTTTctgcttatattataaatatgttgtgaaTTTATCTTCAATGGTTTATTGTTTATCGGTACTGCAGACTTTTCTTTCTAAGTTGATTTTCTAGCTTGTCCAATGGAAATCACTATTCGttatttattatatgaatacattttgtttaattagattttcaacattctttacaaaaaatacttaataatTTGAGGGATAAGTATATAGTGGAACATGTAtgctaaaataatatatagctCATATACCTTGAGGGTGGTAATCTCACCACCAATTTATTAGAGGTAACCATATTGAAGTTTGGCACCATCCAAACAATTGCCACATAATTTGCCAAAACTTTGGCACGTAACTATGACAAGAATCCAAACACCAGCCTCAGCAAAATTGCCACATTTTAGACTATCAACCAAACAGCTCAATTTTAGCACACAGTTAGGCATGCCATAACATCGGCAAATGCCTAACCATAGGCGTGGCAACTTGAGTCACCTATCCAAACAACCTCTTAGTTACGTTTCCCTCTGAAGatattgttaaattttttggaGTGCCAAAAATAGCTAGAGATGAATTATCTATCAAAGCAATTACTGAGCTGGTGGGTGAATATGAATCCTTAGATGAAAAGAGTTTAGAGATAGATGGACCTATTAGGGTGAGATTGGCTTGTAGGGAGCCTAATGAGCTGTTTATCTCAATGTTGATCTATATCAACAAAGTGGGTTACAAAGTTAGATTGGAACCAAAAGGTTTTAAAAGAAAGTCTCATGAtattcctcctccccctccttctGAAAAGAAAGATGACAATGAGGATGACGATGTTGATGATCTAGGGGATGCAGATGGTAGTAAGGATCCTTTCTTTGATAAAAgcctgaaacaaaaaaaatttcctaaAGGATCTGCTTCTGCCCCACCTTTCTCTGGAAAATCCTCTAGTtcgaaattcagtcgggtctCAGCTGGCAATGAGATGATCCTTAGTTCTTCTGAAATGGAGGTTGACATGGTATAGTGGTCTGGGTACAATCTATCCAGGAGACTCTGTAGGAATCTCAAGAAGAGGTGTTACCCTTAAGTGCTGCTCTAATAGATATGCCAGAAGAAACCAGTAAAGGATTAGGCCCGGTCCCATTTGAGCTAGACATTGAAACTCTAGAAGAATCTGAAAAATGTGATATCCCCACTAACTCTGATATAGAGAGGCTGAGAGCTGAAGAAGAAATAGAAGTGATTGAGTCCTTTGAAATTGTATCTCGTAAgaaacagaagaagaaaaaagagttGAAAACTATCCTAGCTAAGAGGAAGAGTGATAGAAATAAAGATCAGGCCATACCTGTGCAGAAAAGAACTGAAATGTTGGCCAAGAAGAAGAATTTAGAAGAGCCAGGTAACATTTGTAattcttttgctatttttcAGTCTATTGATTTTGaaactttaaataatattGCCCTAAATGTTGGTGTATCCCTGGGGTCTTCCCAAAAAGAGATTGACTCAAACATTGATATTATAAAAGCTAAGGAATTAGCACAGGCTAGGGTTGCTGAGTTAGagtggaaaaggaaaaagagctGAATCAAAATGAGAGTTCTGTAGGAAGTTCTAAGGAAGATTTTTTAGAGTTGAATGAAATACACCTATCTGAAAAAGAGGTGTGTGAGCCAAAAAAGAGAGGGGGTGTTAAAACTAAAAGTAGGAAATGATTGTTCTTTTTTGGAATGCTAGAGGTTTAGGTAATAAGGCTAGAAGAGACCAACTAAGGGATTTGATTAGCACCCATAAAGTTGATGTTGTTTGTGTGCAAGAAACAAAGAAGGAGAGCTTTTCTTGTTCTGAGTTTCAACATCTCCAGGGCAACAAGAATTATGATTGGTTTATTAAACCCTCTGTTGGTGCTTCTGGAGGTTTGATTACTGGGATCAATATAGACTACTTTGAGATTTTGGATTCTCACGTTGGCTCTCACTTCATTAGCAGGTCTGTTAGAAATAGAGATGATGGCTTTAAGTGGGATATTTTAAATATCTATGGACCTATAAATGTAGATGATAAATACCCTTTCCTTGGTGATCTATCGAATTTTGTGATAGATAATCAGAACCCTATGATTTTGGGAGGAGATTTTAATATGTACAGATAGAGATGGGAGAAATCTAATGATAACGTTGATGAAAGAGTTGTGAGAATGTTTAACAATTTTATTCATTCTACCTCTttgagagagatggagagatCTGGGACTACTTTCACTTGGACAAATAAACAAGCTTGCCCTATTCAAATTGTCCTAGATAGAGTTTTGATTTCTTCGGATTGGGAGCTTCATTATCCTCAGGCCTCCTTAGTTACTCTAACTAGGGTAGGCTCTGATCATTCCCCCTTACTTCTGTGTACTGGAGACATGGTTTTGCAGATTCCTAaataatttaagtttgaatcTAGTTGGACCCTGGTTGACAACTTCCATAATTTAGTAATTCAAAAATTCCCTGATAGAGATGTCTCTTATATCTTAGACTTCTGGCATAAAAAACAGGGGTGCATTAAGAGATTCTTGAAGGGTTGGGGTGCTAATAATGATAGTTAatagataattaattactaaggCCACATTCATTTGGGGTGaggagggttagttatccggcgcgaaaaacgtattaatatattagtacatgattaattagttattattattaaaaaataaaatagattaatatggtttttttaaataattttcctatagaaaatttttgtaaaaaaatacaccatttagcaatTTGGGAAACGTGCACACGGAAAACTGAGGGGgctaagataacttatcccctcccctagccgaacgcggcctaactAATTGTATTTGGCCAGTCTATTTATACTGATTATTATCACTATTATCATGAAGCCCATTGATTTATTACAGCTCTTTTAGATTAAATCAGCTGGTTACCATATCAACCATCATGTCAAAGGCTGATCAGTTGATTGAATTTAACTTTGTTTATTCCTTATCGATTGCAGGGTTAACTCTACTGGCACGCCTTGAATTCGAAGATTTAGGACTTACGCTGGAATTAAGCAGATCTCCAAGGCCTACCATCAACAGATACAAAATGACATCTTTAATGGGTGGAATGACGTCATTAGAGATAGTGTAAAGATGCTACTAATAACTTGAAGATAAACATGAATAGAAGaaagaaataattataacatTTGATCTATTGtattattaagaaaatttaaatgatccatcacatttattttatgaacatGTAAATTACTATGTCAATTagaatatcaaatatttaaatttgatgatgtaaggtcagattttttttaaaaatatatcgcTCTTCTCAACATTTTTCAcagtatattaaaatatatgctattatatgaaaaagaacATATTCCCTCtaccctaaaatataaaaatttataggatCCAAATTTTGTACCACGATATAAGCATGCCTGGTTGATTCTCATTATTTCAATCGTTATAGTGATTTTAGAACAAATCAGATgcttagaaataaaatctaaacaattgaaaattcaaaaataaagcaCTGAAATGACTAAATGGAACACACGTGGATATATACTGGCCGTAAAATGTAGTACGTGCTACCGCGCATAGTAGTTAGTTTTGTTTGTCGTAGAGAGTCTTGAAAATGCCGACGAGCACGCCGACAATGGAGGCGAGGGAAGCAATGGTCATGGTCTTGAAGCCATTATAGAGGAGTTTATTGAGGAAGATCATCACCGGCCTATTCCACCGGTACGCCTCGATCTGCTCCAAGACGGCGAAGTAGCGGCCGTGGAAGCTGAGGTGTTGGCCGATGCGCTTGAAGAACTCCAGCGTCTGCGTGTTGCTGAAGGTGCTGAGCACCACGCGCCGCCCCCGCAGCTGTTGCACGTCCTCCTCCCTGTCCATCAGCATCGCCAGCACCGACAGGTACGAGCTCACCGCGGACCCGTTCACGGCgttgccgccggccgcctccagGGCCGCCATGTTCACCAGCCAGCAGGCCGTCACGTCGTTCAGGAACACCGGCGACAGCGACAACTCGCCGCCGCAGAAGCGGCCCTTCCGGACGCTCATGTCCCCGaaccacgccgccgcgctggccCTCAGGTTGACGCCGATCTGCGCCAGCTCGACGGCGCTGCTGGACAGCAACGACACGTGGCCCGGCATGTAGTCGATGTGTTCCTGGGGCATGCACCATATCTGGCTCAACCGGAGGAGGTCGAGGAGGTGCGCCGGCTTGCGAGCTTTGTAGATTTGGCCGCCATGGACGCTTCTCTCGAGCGCTTCAGTACTGTTCCGGCACTGCCATGATCCACAGACGGATTGGATCCATGAACAGCAGCCTTCGCCTTCCTCCCTGGGGAAGAAACTGTCGCCCACCTCGGCAACAAAGCCGTCCACGTCCACGTCATGGAACTTCATGAGAGTCTCGAGCACCAGCCATGGGATCTGGTTCTCGAGCAGCATCATGTCCTTGAGGATGCCATACTCCGACGACAGCATCCTGTCTTTGCTGCCAGCCATGAATTGCAGTAGGAAGCAGCCGTCCACCAGCATCATGGTGGCCAAGTCGGCGTCTCTGAAAAACctgaccttttcttcttcGGCGTAGCAGCCCCgcacgtcgccgacgacggaCAGGAGCTCGACGTAGACATCTTCCAGAGAGCGTTTCGACTCCGCCACGAAGcgtctcgccgccgcgagcTTGACTTCCTCCATGTCCTGCAGGTGAGGCTGGCCATGGTGGTAGGGGCCAATGGCGACGAAGGAAGGCACGGTGTACCGGTCGTCGGGGCCGCCGATCCCTCGGAGGCCTCGAGGGAACACGTGGATCCTGCTGATCTgccgagcggcggcgtcgaggatGTCGTCGTCCAGGCCCAGCACCGGTATCTTGTCCATTCTCTCTTGTATACGCTTCAAACTTATATCTATTACCACTGCTTCGCCGgcagccatggcggcggctaAGTGTTATTCCTCACAGATTAATCAAGCCTACCGGTAATTGGCTAATAGATAGATAATTTCAGTTTCTAGCAGCTGGTATTTATAGGtagcaagcatgcatgcatgcagctagctCTAAGATCGAGTGACACGTACGTATAAGGTACATTCGTCTGTCTGTCAGATACTTAGGTTGATGGCTCAAGCATGTCGCTTTGCCTGAGCTTGATCGACAAAACTAATCTTTATACCGATTCTTTTCCTTCTCCACAATCTTTGCCACTGTATGTTCCAAGCTAGGAGCAGCATATATAAGCCTTCTCAACACTCTGTCTCTGCTGCTCGTGTGATCATTCTTACCTTTCATTCTGTCGTGAGTATTTTTCTCATGCTTGAGCAGGTATCAGGAggtatcactattttctatgtaaaatttgagagttttttatcatccttgaaaaataccttaaggtaacaaaaattttagtacaaaattttggtacctcaagttaccatactttttacactaaaatatatggtaccttgaggtaccaaaaatttgtattaaaattcttgatgtcttgaggtactttttaaggatagtaaaaaagcctaaatttgatacctcttggtattttagatactagaatataccaaattttgagttttttttaccattcttaaaaagtatctcaaggtatcaagaattttagtacaaaaacTTTTTACCATCATTGAAAAACTAACTCAAAGTACCatctttttagtgtaaaaagtatagtaccttgaggtacaaaaaatttgtacaaaaattcttgttaccttaagatacttttcaaagataataaaaaactcttagtataaatttttggtatcttaaggtacaatatatatactttaagATATCATAccttttacactaaaaagtgtgataccttgagatactttttcaaagatggtaaaaaagctctcaaattttacataaaaaataatggtgtTTTCTGGTATCTTCTCTGGTAtctttttaagaatggtaaaatcgTTTCTTTGAGTAGATCTACTTCAACAGCTTCAACATGTGCAACCGTTCAAAATATTAAGGTCAATACTATTTTAACTGTCTAAGCTCCATCCAATTTTTAGTTTGGGTAAGCAGGCACTTAAGTCATCTTATAGGGTATTTGGTTCGTCTTAGGCACCGCATgctggcttttttttttttttttggcgaaGCGCGCATGCATTCAGCATATTGCAGTCGTTTATTCTAGTACCATTCTTTGCTTTGTTCGTTTGTCGCATGTATGGTGCTCTAGAGCATGTGTAGGGAAGCTTCTCCTAACTacagttttttctaaaaattatttctgCCAGAAACTATCCTAAACGGCTCACAGCTTTtaagaatctgtagttacaaattctaaaaaataaactaagaatccagaagctggagaagctaagtttaggagcttttccagattctcagaaactggCTACTAAGCagttgcttctcagaatctaaagcttctCAAACAAActcttaatttttagatcaaCCGGAGGACGAGATCTCGTCTGGACAAAAGAAGTTACGAGCATGTGATGATAATAATTGGTACCGGATGATACTGATCGTTATTATCTATTGTCAGATGATATCAACTAGTATCAGTATGATTGCTATCTAGTATCATCTAGTACTATTATCTAGTACTATTGACGCTACATGGTGAGGCAATGCGAAGGTGGAGCTTCGGAGGAAGCAGCATGGACGAGAGAGCGCCAAGGCCACAGGGgagacaatatatttattaaaattacgTAAATCCTACAACATTTGTAGTccatttgttttgaaaatatgatcATTTCTAATACTATCCATAACAATATGTTCCTGATGGATCACTTTATATTCAAATTGGTTGCTATCTTACCCTCATATATCCTCTCACCTCCATTCATCACATTTTAAGAGGCACCAAAGTTTTCTCTTCTtaacattaatttttgttaaacaatttagaaatatttatattctagAATAAAGAGGATAGGTAGAAGCAGTCTTgatggaatattttttttaaatgtgaCTTGCAGAAAGAGCAAATACGATAAGGCAAACCTCCCTACCGTGAATATTTATTCCCTTTGTAGAACCGCCTcgaattggacgcacaatgttttaaaaaaattgatggtgTTTCATCACATAGGAAAGAAATGTTTCATTGTGCACGAAAAAATGTTACAGCTATTAAAGTGGTGAAACACACTCTGAAGCACTTTTagctttatattataaaacattgAGTTTTCATATACTGAAACAACACATCATGTTTatcaaaagattaaaaaaaagtaacatgAAAAAAGTCACTGCAACATTTTGGTTTAACACAttataacattaaaaatatcaactcaaacataaaaaaattgcaaaaaaaagtatcATTTCAAATATAGCTCTTACTGCTCTCCAATGGCTATGAAATAACATCAAAGTACCTATTGAAATATTTCAatccaacataaaaaaaaacatcgaaACACATTGGCTGAAACATCCAAATATCTAGCCAAACTTCACTTCGCCTTCACGTTGAGCGTGCATGATACCGCCGATGCCGAAGTGCCATGCCAGTGTGGCGAGCGAGCCACGAGGAGGGCTGGGAGGCTTTTGAATAATTTTGATGTAACACTataagaacaaatatataaataatttaaaaaaaatatttaaaattcgcTAATGCATATGTGCGTATGCATGCAAGCAGTTGAGGTGAGAGATATAATACCAGGAATgatccaaatgacatatttaaaaataaaaataatttgtaaataaaatttctagatATGTGCTCTTAACTATCTTATAactatcttaaaaaaaataaactacaacaaaaagtttctaaaatcaacttcatatttaaagttaaaaaattaaattttaacttataagcatagccAGAGGTGGAAGGTAAGGCTAAGTGAGTGGAGActgattcaaaaaaaaaaagtgagtgGAGACTTGTGTTGGagtttttc is a window of Oryza brachyantha chromosome 8, ObraRS2, whole genome shotgun sequence DNA encoding:
- the LOC102700822 gene encoding UPF0481 protein At3g47200-like is translated as MDKIPVLGLDDDILDAAARQISRIHVFPRGLRGIGGPDDRYTVPSFVAIGPYHHGQPHLQDMEEVKLAAARRFVAESKRSLEDVYVELLSVVGDVRGCYAEEEKVRFFRDADLATMMLVDGCFLLQFMAGSKDRMLSSEYGILKDMMLLENQIPWLVLETLMKFHDVDVDGFVAEVGDSFFPREEGEGCCSWIQSVCGSWQCRNSTEALERSVHGGQIYKARKPAHLLDLLRLSQIWCMPQEHIDYMPGHVSLLSSSAVELAQIGVNLRASAAAWFGDMSVRKGRFCGGELSLSPVFLNDVTACWLVNMAALEAAGGNAVNGSAVSSYLSVLAMLMDREEDVQQLRGRRVVLSTFSNTQTLEFFKRIGQHLSFHGRYFAVLEQIEAYRWNRPVMIFLNKLLYNGFKTMTIASLASIVGVLVGIFKTLYDKQN
- the LOC102700547 gene encoding protein ALP1-like; the protein is MLFWIHVSISKELIYLRSTETHPKITSSPGRFHPYFEGCIGALDGTHVPVCVPAHMQNRFRGRKSSPTQNVLAAVDFDLRFIYVLAGWEGSAHDSHVLQDALSRPSGLKIPEGKFFLADAGYAARPGILPPYRGVRYHLKEYKDARQPENDKELFNLRHSSCRTTIERAFGTLKNRFNILKSQPNLPLKTQVKIVIACCALHNWILDNGDDEYVYDDASWYRTLPRS
- the LOC107304791 gene encoding uncharacterized protein LOC107304791 codes for the protein MGKWKGKGKVEVEGSTRERSISWDEEHTKFMLDWFIEYKKDQHAGFVWKSQHHLKCADALNKEFAMGVTFAQVSCHYRHYKENWKIVERALNKSGNGFDATKCKLTISESEKACLKVRDRRLLAKPIKYFHEMQELFSGSNADGSLAIYQQTYMDVDSKSDNSDWEGMNDMASYPHPIDIAAEDSDT